CGGGCCCTCCGCGGACCCTGCGCACAGCTCCCTGCCGGGGCTGCGGGGAGGGGGACATGGGACAGACGCTGGCGGAGCGCCCCGGGCAGCACCTGGCACCCCGCAAGCGCCGCATTACAGGATGGGCAGTGCTGGGTCAGCTGAAGCCTCCAAGTTCTCAGCTCCCGGCGTCACCGTCACCGTCACCGCCACCATCGTCATCCTCCCTCCCAGAAGCGGCTGTCCTCGGCTCGGGGTGGAGATCAGCGGAGGCGAACCCGCGAGAATGAACGGTCACAGCCGCACTCCCAGCGGCCCGGCAGGGGAAACGGCCTTCCTCAGAGAGGACGGAAATCCTCCAAGCAGAAGTTGGGACTTGAccaaaaaaaccagaaaacaggTGGCGAGGAGCCGCTGCAGGGGAGGGCGATGGAGGGCGGACCGGAAGCAGGGTTGACAGCCGGAAGGGTATCCAGGACGGCCCGGGGCCGGAAGGAGCGGGCGAGCGGCGCGGCATCATGGCGGGCCCGGTCAGCCTGCGGGAGCTGCTGCTCGGGGCCGCGGCGGGGGCCGGCGCGGCGAGCCCCGCAGGGTCGCCGGCGGAGGGCAGCGGCGGCGGGGCGGGCGGGGCGGAGCCGCCGTGGCGGGAGGATGAGATCTGCGTGGTGGGGATCTTCGGCAAGACGGCGCTGCGCCTCAGCTCCGAGAAGTTCTCGCTGGTCAACACCGTGTGCGACCGGCAGGTCTTCCCCCTGTTTCGCTGCCAGGGCCCGGCGGAACCGGGGCCCGGGGCGGGCGGCGAGGCCGGGGCCGTGGGGGAGGCCGGCGGAGCCGGGGACGCGGGGGCCGGCGGGGGGGAGTCGGCGCGGGCGAGCGGGGCCGCCCCCGAAGCGGCCAAGGAGGACCCGAGCTCCCGGGACTACAGCCTGCTCCAGGCCTACTACAACCAAGAAAGCAAAGTCCTGTACCTGCTGCTGACGTCCATCTGCGACAACTCGCAGCTGCTCCGCGCCTGCCGAGCCCTGCAGAGCGGGGAGGTGGGCGGGGGCCTGTCCTCCCTGCCCCACGCCGAAGCCCACGAGTTCTGGAAGCACCAAGAGAAGCTGCAGTGCCTCAGCCTCCTCTACCTCTTCTCCGTCTGCCACATCCTCCTCTTGGTCCACCCTACCTGCTCCTTTGATATCACTTACGACCGGGTCTTCCGAGCGCTGGATGGGCTGAGGCAGAAGGTGCTGCCGCTCCTCAAGACTGCCATCAAGGACTGCCCGGTGGGCAAAGACTGGAAGCTGAATTGCCGGCCTTGCCCGCCCAggctcctctttctctttcaacTCAACGGGGCTCTCAAGGTGGACCCTCCCAGGAACCAAGACCCAGCCCATCCAGACAAGCCCAAGAAGCACTCGCCCAAAAGGAGGCTCCAGCATGCCTTGGAGGACCAGATCTACCGCATCTTTCGGAAGAGTCGGGTCCTGACCAATCAGAGTATCAACTGCCTCTTCACCGTTCCTGCCAACCAGGCTTTCGTGTACATTGTCCCCGGGGGCCAGGAGGAAGACCCAGTAGGCATGTTGCTGGACCAGCTTCGGAGCCACTGCACTGTGAAAGACCCCGAGTCGCTGTTAGTCCCGGCACCCCTTTCTGGGCCTAGGCGGTACCAGGTGATGAGACAGCACAGTCGTCAACAGCTTTCCTTCCATATAGAGAACAGCAGCAGCTCCAGTTCTTCTTCAGGCCAGCTGGTGGATTTCACCCTCCGAGAGTTTCTGTGGCAGCATGTGGAGCTGGTCCTGAGCAAGAAAGGTTTTGATGACAGTGTGGGCAGGAACCCACAGCCTTCCCATTTTGAACTCCCTACCTACCAGAAGTGGATTGCAGCTGCTTCGAAATTATATGAAGTAGCCATTGATGGGAAAGAGGAAGACCCTGCTTCTCCCACAGGAGAAATAACCTCCAAGATTTTAAGCAGTATCAAAGTTCTGGAGGGGTTTTTGGATATTGACACAAAGTTCTCAGAAAATCGTTGTCAGAAAGCATTGCCCATGGCTCACAGTGCCTACCAGTCCAATCTGCCTCATAATTACACAATGACTGTCCATAAGAATCAGCTTGCCCAGGCCCTTCGGGTATATAGCCAACATGCCCGGGGCCCTGCCTTTCACAAATACGCCATGCAGTTGCATGAGGACTGCTACAAATTTTGGAGCAATGGTCACCAACTTTGTGAGGAGAGGAGCTTAACAGATCAACACTGTGTACATAAATTTCACTCACTACCTAAATCAGGTAGCTGAAATTTTCTTAATTGTATTGAAGTCATTTTGTTTCATCTGAGTTTTTGCTTTGCTTCATAAGAGAATCCTACATGTTTAGAAAaaggcaggttttttttttcaaacaaaactTAGTATGTCCATCAGTAATTTTTACCAGTATTAAAGCATGAGAAACTAGCCTTAGGAATATCAGTGGATTAACAAATAAccaggaaatagaaataaaatttttaaactaAATATTAACTGAAGGGTATATTGAACTGTGATTTGATTATAGCCAGATTCAATGATTCAAGATATCTTAAAAAGCACGTGCTTCTAACAAGGCTCTGTGCTAGATGTTGTTTGGTCTATGTGCTGTTGGTAAGAAACAGGGAAAAGTGATAAAAATCCCTAGatctttaaagtaaaaaaaagtttttaaaactatttttcagtttcttttgccATGTACTTTAGACTTCTGTCTCTTAGGGAATATTTCAGTGAAATTCTGGGGTTAGAAATAGCAGAATTTAGATTAAACTTGACTTTCTCTTGCTATTTGTGAAGTAAATATTGCCCATTGATCTATTATAGGAGAAAAGCCTGAAGCTGATAGAAATCCTCCTGTCCTGTATCACAACAGCAGAGCTCGATCCACTGGTGCCTGTAACTGTGG
The DNA window shown above is from Notamacropus eugenii isolate mMacEug1 chromosome 2, mMacEug1.pri_v2, whole genome shotgun sequence and carries:
- the SMG8 gene encoding nonsense-mediated mRNA decay factor SMG8, which gives rise to MAGPVSLRELLLGAAAGAGAASPAGSPAEGSGGGAGGAEPPWREDEICVVGIFGKTALRLSSEKFSLVNTVCDRQVFPLFRCQGPAEPGPGAGGEAGAVGEAGGAGDAGAGGGESARASGAAPEAAKEDPSSRDYSLLQAYYNQESKVLYLLLTSICDNSQLLRACRALQSGEVGGGLSSLPHAEAHEFWKHQEKLQCLSLLYLFSVCHILLLVHPTCSFDITYDRVFRALDGLRQKVLPLLKTAIKDCPVGKDWKLNCRPCPPRLLFLFQLNGALKVDPPRNQDPAHPDKPKKHSPKRRLQHALEDQIYRIFRKSRVLTNQSINCLFTVPANQAFVYIVPGGQEEDPVGMLLDQLRSHCTVKDPESLLVPAPLSGPRRYQVMRQHSRQQLSFHIENSSSSSSSSGQLVDFTLREFLWQHVELVLSKKGFDDSVGRNPQPSHFELPTYQKWIAAASKLYEVAIDGKEEDPASPTGEITSKILSSIKVLEGFLDIDTKFSENRCQKALPMAHSAYQSNLPHNYTMTVHKNQLAQALRVYSQHARGPAFHKYAMQLHEDCYKFWSNGHQLCEERSLTDQHCVHKFHSLPKSGEKPEADRNPPVLYHNSRARSTGACNCGRKQAPRDDPFDIKAANYDFYQLLEEKCCGKLDHINFPIFEPSTPDPAPAKNESSPAPPDTDAEKLKEKEPQTQGDSTSLSLALSLGQSTDSLGTYPADPQAGGDNPEAHGQGEVKTEKRPNLVDRQASTVEYLPGMLHSNCPKGLLPKFSSWSLVKLGPAKSYNFHTGLDQQGFIPGTNYLMPWDIVIRTRSEDEGDLDTNSWPAPNKAVPGKRSSVVMGRGRRRDDIARAFVGFEYEDSRGRRFMCSGPDKVMKVMGSGPKESALKALNSDMPLYILSSSQGRGLKPHYAQLMRLFIVVPDAPLQIILTPQVQPGPPPCPVFYPEKQEITLPPDGLWVLRFPYAYVTDRGPCFPPKENVQLMSYKVIRGVLKAVTQ